Proteins encoded within one genomic window of Raineyella fluvialis:
- a CDS encoding MOSC domain-containing protein, which produces MTPDTDLRYRSRRAEQCRVPSDEEEVAGAWHSGGVHVTRIGFTSLKGARHLDRPFVDLAWDGPVGDRVFCLVDPARERVLRTVENPTLMATRARWDSGVLTVALPGCQVEGEPAGTGETRTLDYWGRRVTLEVIDGPWAAAFSQHLGYDVILARSPAGDVVYGASVSLVTTGSLDELSRRVGSTVLDSRFRATFTVHTDTPHVEDAWIGRRLQLGEAEIEVRSAIPRCAVIDLDPDTGMRRSDAMRALAAYRRQGNEVMFGVDAIVTKPGRVRVGHAVRPGAPG; this is translated from the coding sequence TTGACACCCGACACAGACCTGCGCTACCGCTCTCGACGCGCTGAGCAGTGCCGCGTCCCGAGCGATGAGGAGGAGGTCGCCGGCGCGTGGCACAGTGGCGGGGTGCACGTCACGCGGATCGGATTCACCTCGCTCAAGGGGGCCCGTCACCTGGACCGGCCGTTCGTCGACCTGGCCTGGGACGGTCCCGTCGGCGACCGGGTGTTCTGCCTCGTCGACCCCGCCCGGGAGCGGGTGCTCCGCACCGTCGAGAACCCGACCCTCATGGCGACACGGGCCCGCTGGGACAGCGGCGTGCTGACCGTGGCGTTGCCCGGCTGCCAGGTCGAGGGTGAGCCGGCCGGCACCGGTGAGACCCGTACGCTCGACTACTGGGGCCGACGCGTGACGCTCGAGGTGATCGACGGGCCGTGGGCGGCGGCGTTCTCCCAGCACCTCGGGTACGACGTCATCCTGGCCCGGTCCCCCGCGGGCGATGTCGTCTACGGCGCGAGCGTCAGCCTGGTCACCACCGGTTCCCTCGACGAACTCTCCCGCCGGGTCGGCAGCACGGTGCTCGACTCCCGGTTCCGCGCGACGTTCACGGTGCACACCGACACGCCGCACGTCGAGGACGCCTGGATCGGTCGGCGGCTCCAGCTCGGTGAAGCCGAGATCGAGGTCCGCAGCGCCATTCCGCGCTGTGCCGTGATCGACCTCGACCCCGACACCGGGATGCGTCGCAGCGATGCGATGCGGGCGCTGGCGGCCTATCGCCGACAGGGCAACGAGGTGATGTTCGGGGTGGACGCCATCGTGACCAAGCCGGGTCGCGTCCGGGTAGGTCACGCGGTCAGGCCAGGCGCCCCCGGCTGA
- a CDS encoding MATE family efflux transporter — MTATARTTRSLNLEILALAVPAFATLVAEPLLILVDTTIVGHLGTAQLAGLTLASNVIGFLVGLSIFLAYGTTATVARRLGAGDRRGALAGGLDGMVLGLLIGLVLCVGLLIGAPAILQLYGSGPGATGYATTYLRLVSLGLPAQLVSLASTGVLRGLQDTRTPLYVAIAVNLVNIALNLTLVYGVGLGIAGAAIGTAVSQWAGAAVLSATVLRGAARRGVRFQPHLGGVLAAARSGGWLVLRAATLQLAITVTTFSASGMGEVTLAGHQVAYSLWQTMVYALDAFAIAAQALIGLSLGSGDVPATRRITRRVLLWGVGFGVVVGTLMVLLRPVLGGLFSPDPRVHATLMVTLVVLAAIIPVGGVTFVLDGVLIGAGDARYLSLVGVLVTAIYTPLALVVRATDAGLAWLWAAYGIWIAARAVTLWIRARGTAWMVVGQ, encoded by the coding sequence GTGACAGCGACCGCGCGGACCACGAGGTCCCTGAACCTCGAGATCCTCGCCCTGGCCGTCCCGGCCTTCGCCACTCTGGTCGCCGAACCGCTGCTGATCCTGGTGGACACCACCATCGTCGGCCACCTCGGCACCGCCCAGTTGGCCGGTCTGACCCTCGCCTCGAACGTGATCGGCTTCCTGGTCGGGCTCTCGATCTTCCTGGCGTACGGTACGACGGCGACGGTGGCCCGGCGACTCGGGGCGGGGGATCGGCGCGGGGCGCTGGCCGGCGGCCTGGACGGCATGGTCCTGGGCCTGCTGATCGGCCTGGTCCTCTGCGTCGGCCTGCTGATCGGCGCCCCGGCGATCCTCCAGCTGTACGGGTCGGGTCCCGGCGCCACCGGGTACGCCACGACCTACCTGCGGCTGGTCTCGCTCGGCCTACCCGCCCAGCTCGTCAGCCTCGCCTCCACGGGAGTGCTTCGTGGGCTGCAGGACACCCGTACGCCTCTCTACGTCGCCATCGCGGTGAACCTGGTGAACATCGCCCTCAACCTCACCCTCGTCTACGGCGTCGGTCTGGGCATCGCCGGAGCCGCGATCGGCACCGCCGTGTCCCAGTGGGCAGGGGCAGCCGTTCTCTCCGCGACCGTCCTGCGGGGCGCCGCACGTCGCGGGGTGCGGTTCCAGCCTCATCTCGGCGGGGTGCTGGCCGCGGCCCGATCAGGGGGATGGCTGGTGCTGCGGGCCGCGACGCTGCAGCTGGCGATCACGGTCACGACGTTCTCGGCCTCGGGGATGGGCGAGGTCACCCTGGCCGGGCACCAGGTCGCTTACAGCCTGTGGCAGACGATGGTCTACGCCCTCGACGCCTTCGCCATCGCCGCGCAGGCGCTGATCGGGCTGAGCCTGGGCTCCGGCGATGTCCCCGCCACGCGCCGGATCACCCGCCGGGTGCTGCTCTGGGGCGTCGGTTTCGGCGTGGTCGTCGGCACCCTGATGGTCCTGCTGCGGCCGGTGCTGGGCGGTCTCTTCTCTCCCGACCCACGGGTCCACGCCACCCTGATGGTGACCCTCGTCGTCCTCGCCGCCATCATCCCGGTCGGCGGGGTGACGTTCGTCCTCGACGGCGTGCTGATCGGCGCCGGCGACGCCCGCTACCTCTCCCTCGTCGGTGTACTGGTCACCGCGATCTACACCCCGCTCGCCCTGGTGGTGCGAGCGACCGACGCCGGACTTGCCTGGCTCTGGGCTGCGTACGGCATCTGGATCGCCGCGCGGGCGGTCACGCTGTGGATCCGGGCGCGAGGCACGGCGTGGATGGTGGTGGGCCAGTGA
- the rplI gene encoding 50S ribosomal protein L9 — MKLILTNAVANLGIAGDVVEVKDGYARNYLIPQGFGIKWTRGAESQIEGIKRNRDARQVRDRAHAEELRSQIEGLKVQVTVRASQEGHLFGAVTAADVAKAIKAAGGPTVDKRGVKIEKPIKTVGEHNVGVKIHEAVTAHFPVQVIAS; from the coding sequence ATGAAGCTCATCCTGACCAACGCTGTGGCCAACCTCGGCATCGCCGGGGACGTCGTCGAGGTGAAGGACGGCTACGCCCGTAACTACCTGATCCCGCAGGGCTTCGGGATCAAGTGGACCCGTGGCGCCGAGTCGCAGATCGAAGGCATCAAGCGCAACCGCGACGCCCGCCAGGTGCGCGACCGTGCCCACGCCGAGGAACTGCGTTCGCAGATCGAGGGCCTGAAGGTCCAGGTCACCGTTCGCGCGTCCCAGGAGGGTCACCTCTTCGGCGCCGTCACCGCGGCTGACGTCGCCAAGGCCATCAAGGCTGCCGGTGGCCCCACCGTCGACAAGCGCGGTGTGAAGATCGAGAAGCCGATCAAGACCGTCGGCGAGCACAACGTGGGTGTCAAGATCCACGAGGCCGTCACCGCGCACTTCCCGGTGCAGGTCATCGCCTCCTGA
- the rpsR gene encoding 30S ribosomal protein S18 encodes MAVRKPISKKKAAPIKKTRIGKVDYKDTALLRKFISERGKIRARRVTGLSVQDQRKVAIAIKNAREVALLPYASTTR; translated from the coding sequence ATGGCCGTACGCAAGCCCATCAGCAAGAAGAAGGCTGCGCCGATCAAGAAGACGCGCATCGGCAAGGTCGACTACAAGGACACCGCGCTGCTGCGCAAGTTCATCTCCGAGCGGGGCAAGATCCGCGCCCGTCGCGTGACCGGTCTGTCGGTCCAGGACCAGCGCAAGGTCGCCATCGCCATCAAGAACGCCCGCGAGGTGGCCCTGCTGCCGTACGCCTCGACCACCCGCTGA
- a CDS encoding single-stranded DNA-binding protein — MAGETVITVVGNLTADPELRFLPSGAAVANFTVASTPRTFDRQSGEWKDGDALFLNCSVWRQAAENVAESLRKGMRVLVQGRLRQRSYETQQGERRTVVELDVDEIGPSLRYATAAVTRSSGGQGGQGGQGGGQGGYGNQGGGASQGGQPGGGYGNQGGYGNQGGQSGQGSYGGDNREQMADPWGQPQSDEPPF, encoded by the coding sequence ATGGCTGGCGAAACCGTCATCACCGTCGTCGGTAACCTCACCGCCGACCCCGAGCTGCGCTTCCTCCCCTCCGGGGCGGCCGTGGCGAACTTCACCGTGGCCTCCACGCCGCGGACGTTCGACCGGCAGTCCGGCGAGTGGAAGGACGGCGACGCGCTGTTCCTCAACTGCTCCGTGTGGCGCCAGGCGGCGGAGAACGTCGCCGAGTCGCTGCGCAAGGGCATGCGGGTCCTGGTGCAGGGTCGGCTCCGTCAGCGCAGCTACGAGACCCAGCAGGGCGAGCGTCGTACGGTCGTCGAGCTGGACGTCGACGAGATCGGCCCGTCGCTGCGCTACGCCACGGCCGCCGTCACCCGTTCCTCGGGTGGTCAAGGTGGTCAGGGCGGTCAGGGTGGCGGCCAGGGTGGCTACGGCAACCAGGGCGGCGGCGCCTCCCAGGGCGGTCAGCCCGGCGGTGGCTACGGCAACCAGGGTGGCTACGGCAACCAGGGCGGCCAGTCCGGCCAGGGATCGTACGGCGGGGACAACCGCGAGCAGATGGCCGACCCGTGGGGTCAGCCGCAGAGCGACGAGCCCCCGTTCTGA
- the rpsF gene encoding 30S ribosomal protein S6: MRKYEIMVLIDPDTDDRQVGPMLDKHLETITNEGGSVENVDLWGKRKLAYDINKKSEAFYAVINLTAEPASVQEMDRLMTINEQIMRTKVLRPDLHA, translated from the coding sequence ATGCGCAAGTACGAGATCATGGTCCTCATCGATCCGGACACCGACGACCGCCAGGTCGGCCCGATGCTCGACAAGCACCTCGAGACCATCACGAACGAAGGCGGCAGCGTCGAGAACGTTGATCTGTGGGGCAAGCGCAAGCTGGCCTACGACATCAACAAGAAGTCCGAGGCGTTCTACGCGGTCATCAACCTGACCGCCGAGCCGGCTTCCGTCCAGGAGATGGACCGACTGATGACCATCAACGAGCAGATCATGCGGACCAAGGTGCTCCGCCCCGACCTGCACGCCTGA
- a CDS encoding DUF805 domain-containing protein, translating into MGFSEAITTGFRKYVDFSGRATRAEFWYWVLFAFVVDVVASILDNVLGLGQMPVISGLVSLALLLPGIAVAVRRLHDLGRSGWVVLLNLVPVLGGLFLIFAFYIKDSQAADNAYGPNPKAAVPAADAETVEQDQVPTV; encoded by the coding sequence ATGGGCTTCTCCGAAGCGATCACCACCGGCTTCCGCAAGTACGTCGACTTCTCCGGCCGCGCCACCCGCGCCGAGTTCTGGTACTGGGTCCTCTTCGCCTTCGTCGTCGACGTCGTCGCGAGCATCCTCGACAACGTCCTCGGCCTCGGCCAGATGCCGGTCATCTCCGGCCTCGTCTCCCTGGCGCTGCTGCTGCCGGGCATCGCCGTCGCCGTCCGCCGCCTCCACGACCTCGGCCGCTCCGGCTGGGTGGTCCTGCTCAATCTGGTCCCCGTGCTGGGTGGCCTGTTCCTGATCTTCGCCTTCTACATCAAGGATTCGCAGGCCGCCGACAACGCGTACGGCCCGAACCCCAAGGCTGCCGTCCCGGCCGCCGACGCCGAGACCGTGGAGCAGGACCAGGTCCCGACCGTCTGA
- a CDS encoding AMP-dependent synthetase/ligase, which produces MARSIPELLLDGAVTHQSRVATRVWVDDAWVTMTYTELASAVDAVASRLVADGIAAGDRVAIFAPNSPQWTVIDLAVQSVGAIVVPIYQTSTAEQAAAILTSSGARWVFCGSFLETDRVAEVRDALTALERVVVMDDEDLTEVPAPEAYGEVRARRDAIGPGDLATIIYTSGTTGTPKGVMLTHGAFLAEIEVVQASFHLAPEDGSLCFLPLAHALERAWTFCVLAAGAMNTYVTDTRTLVTMMPRARPTLMVMVPMVYERVLATVRDQAASPLKRRILDWAVGVGLAAQRAGRDGLRADPWLRGRLAVADLLVLAKVRHALGGQKKLMVAGGAPLRREVEEFFWACGMIIHTGYGMTETAPLMTYNRLGEVRFGSVGRPMPGSQVRIVPVPGVTGLSDAEAEDGEIQYRGPNVMVGYWNDPDTTAEAFDDGWLRTGDIGHFDVDGYLVITDRLKDLIVTRQGKNIAPGPIEEELGADPFIAHAVLVGDERPCVTVLISPDVGELEAWAEAHAIAYDSREALVEHPDVLAELRRRVEKVSAKLPHQEKIRDLRVIFDEFTMENGLLTPTLKVRRRAVEKRFAAVVDEMYERIAAARKVAKEAAGSAASHARGAADQMAHRLNGDR; this is translated from the coding sequence GTGGCGCGGTCGATCCCCGAGCTCCTGCTTGACGGGGCAGTCACCCACCAGTCCCGCGTCGCGACCCGGGTGTGGGTGGACGACGCCTGGGTGACGATGACGTACACCGAGCTGGCCTCGGCCGTGGACGCCGTCGCGTCCCGGCTGGTGGCCGACGGCATCGCGGCGGGGGACCGGGTGGCGATCTTCGCGCCCAACTCCCCGCAGTGGACCGTCATCGACCTCGCCGTCCAGTCCGTCGGGGCGATCGTGGTGCCGATCTACCAGACCTCCACCGCCGAGCAGGCGGCAGCCATCCTCACCTCCTCGGGCGCCCGCTGGGTCTTCTGCGGATCCTTCCTCGAGACGGACCGGGTGGCGGAGGTCCGTGACGCGCTGACCGCCCTCGAGCGGGTCGTGGTGATGGACGACGAGGACCTGACCGAGGTGCCCGCGCCCGAGGCGTACGGGGAGGTCCGTGCTCGCCGCGACGCCATCGGGCCGGGGGACCTCGCCACGATCATCTACACCTCCGGCACTACCGGCACCCCCAAGGGCGTGATGCTCACCCACGGCGCGTTCCTGGCCGAGATCGAGGTGGTGCAGGCGTCGTTCCACCTGGCGCCGGAGGACGGCAGCCTGTGTTTCCTCCCGCTGGCGCACGCGCTGGAACGGGCCTGGACGTTCTGCGTGCTCGCGGCGGGGGCGATGAACACCTACGTCACCGACACCCGCACCCTGGTGACGATGATGCCCCGCGCCCGCCCCACCCTGATGGTGATGGTGCCGATGGTGTACGAGCGGGTGCTCGCCACCGTCCGCGACCAGGCGGCCTCCCCACTGAAGCGGCGGATCCTCGACTGGGCCGTGGGTGTCGGTCTGGCCGCCCAGCGGGCGGGGCGCGACGGGCTGCGGGCGGATCCGTGGCTGCGGGGCCGGCTCGCGGTGGCGGATCTGCTGGTGCTGGCCAAGGTGCGCCACGCCCTCGGCGGGCAGAAGAAGCTGATGGTCGCCGGCGGCGCTCCGCTGCGCCGCGAGGTCGAGGAGTTCTTCTGGGCCTGCGGGATGATCATCCACACCGGGTACGGGATGACCGAGACCGCTCCGCTGATGACCTACAACCGGCTGGGTGAGGTGCGGTTCGGGTCGGTCGGGCGGCCGATGCCGGGATCCCAGGTGCGGATCGTGCCGGTGCCCGGGGTGACCGGCCTGTCCGATGCCGAGGCGGAGGACGGCGAGATCCAGTACCGCGGGCCGAACGTCATGGTCGGCTACTGGAACGACCCGGACACGACGGCCGAGGCTTTCGACGACGGGTGGCTGCGGACCGGCGACATCGGCCATTTCGACGTCGACGGCTATCTCGTCATCACCGACCGGCTCAAGGACCTGATCGTCACCCGGCAGGGCAAGAACATCGCGCCGGGCCCGATCGAGGAGGAGCTCGGGGCCGATCCGTTCATCGCCCACGCGGTCCTCGTCGGCGACGAGCGGCCCTGCGTCACCGTGCTGATCTCTCCCGACGTGGGTGAGCTCGAGGCCTGGGCCGAGGCGCACGCCATCGCGTACGACTCGCGCGAGGCGTTGGTGGAACACCCCGACGTCCTCGCCGAACTGCGCCGGCGGGTGGAGAAGGTGTCCGCCAAGCTGCCGCACCAGGAGAAGATCCGCGACCTGCGGGTCATCTTCGACGAGTTCACGATGGAGAACGGGCTGCTCACCCCGACCCTGAAGGTGCGCCGGCGCGCGGTCGAGAAGCGGTTCGCGGCCGTCGTCGACGAGATGTACGAGCGGATCGCGGCTGCGCGGAAGGTCGCCAAGGAGGCGGCGGGCAGCGCGGCGAGCCATGCCCGGGGAGCCGCGGACCAGATGGCTCACCGGCTCAACGGGGACCGCTAG
- the mgrA gene encoding L-glyceraldehyde 3-phosphate reductase, with protein sequence MMLSGTPYVAAEDRYDPDRPGAMVYRRVGKWGLKLPVLSLGLWHNFGDHHLLGNQREIIRRAFDAGITHFDLANNYGPPYGAAEINFGQFLRTDLKPYRDELIISTKAGWDMWPGPYGQGGGSRKYVLASLDQSLERMGLDYVDIFYSHRYDPETPLEETMMALDQAVRSGKALYVGISSYSPGKTKKAAKIARELGTPLLIHQPSYNLFNRWIEGGLLDMLHQQGMGCIAFTALGQGLLTDRYLNGIPEDSRAAMHSSFDTDWLSEEILDRVRGLNEIARGRGQSLAQMALAWVLRDERMTTTLIGASSVQQLDDNLGALRHLDFTEEELTAIDGLAVESGINLWAKQTEE encoded by the coding sequence ATGATGCTCTCCGGAACCCCCTACGTCGCCGCCGAGGACCGCTACGACCCGGATCGTCCGGGTGCGATGGTCTACCGCCGGGTCGGCAAGTGGGGACTGAAGCTTCCCGTCCTGTCCCTCGGCCTGTGGCACAACTTCGGTGACCACCACCTGCTCGGCAACCAGCGCGAGATCATCCGGCGCGCCTTCGACGCCGGCATCACCCACTTCGACCTGGCCAACAACTACGGCCCGCCCTACGGCGCGGCGGAGATCAACTTCGGCCAGTTCCTGCGTACCGACCTCAAGCCCTATCGCGACGAGCTGATCATCTCGACCAAGGCGGGCTGGGACATGTGGCCCGGACCGTACGGTCAGGGTGGCGGGTCGCGTAAGTACGTCCTCGCGTCCCTCGACCAGTCTCTGGAGCGGATGGGGCTGGACTACGTCGACATCTTCTACAGCCATCGCTACGACCCGGAGACCCCGCTCGAGGAGACCATGATGGCCCTCGACCAGGCGGTCCGCTCCGGCAAGGCCCTCTACGTCGGCATCTCCTCGTATTCGCCGGGGAAGACCAAGAAGGCGGCCAAGATCGCCCGTGAACTCGGCACCCCGCTGCTGATCCATCAGCCCTCGTACAACCTGTTCAACCGCTGGATCGAGGGCGGGCTGCTGGACATGCTCCACCAGCAGGGCATGGGCTGCATCGCCTTCACGGCGCTCGGCCAAGGCCTGCTCACCGATCGCTACCTCAACGGGATCCCCGAGGACTCCCGGGCGGCGATGCATTCCTCGTTCGACACCGACTGGCTCAGCGAGGAGATCCTCGACCGGGTCCGCGGCCTCAACGAGATCGCCCGTGGCCGCGGCCAGAGCCTCGCCCAGATGGCGCTGGCCTGGGTGCTGCGCGACGAGCGGATGACGACAACGCTGATCGGCGCCTCCAGCGTCCAGCAGCTCGACGACAATCTCGGCGCCCTGCGGCACCTCGACTTCACCGAGGAGGAACTGACGGCGATCGACGGTCTGGCCGTCGAGTCCGGCATCAACCTGTGGGCCAAGCAGACGGAGGAGTGA
- a CDS encoding ClC family H(+)/Cl(-) exchange transporter, whose product MCAAATAAAAALVHRVEPHAEGSGIPRVEAVVEGRTRPGSPLILPVKYVGGLLAIGAGLALGREGPSVQMGGNIGIIVSRITRRNSYDLRILVAAGAAAGLATAFNAPIAGGVFVLEELVKRFDPRTTVATLLASGAGFASAQLLLGDSIQLFRTAPLGRPRLEGAPLVLVVGLVAGLVGVAYNALVMASLHRMDASRIPREVRAGIIGAGVGAVGFLAPDLVGGGDLLTQQALLARGSILVVLGVLVARILLGVVSYAAATPGGLFAPMLVVGSHLGLLVGLIGRVTVPQWTPEPAALALIGMAAFFTATVRAPITGLVLATELTGVTDQLPPMLGACALAMLVATLLHSEPIYDALTSRAARAAQQNADERP is encoded by the coding sequence GTGTGTGCCGCGGCGACCGCTGCCGCGGCGGCCTTGGTCCATCGCGTCGAACCGCACGCCGAGGGCAGCGGGATCCCGCGGGTGGAGGCCGTGGTGGAAGGACGGACCAGGCCCGGCTCGCCCCTGATCCTCCCGGTGAAGTACGTCGGCGGACTTCTGGCCATCGGAGCGGGGCTGGCCCTGGGGCGTGAGGGGCCCTCGGTCCAGATGGGCGGCAACATCGGCATCATCGTCAGCCGGATCACCCGTCGTAACAGCTACGACCTGCGCATCCTGGTCGCGGCGGGCGCGGCAGCCGGGTTGGCGACCGCGTTCAACGCTCCCATCGCGGGCGGCGTCTTCGTTCTGGAGGAACTGGTCAAGCGGTTCGATCCGCGCACCACTGTCGCGACCCTGCTCGCGTCTGGTGCGGGCTTCGCCAGCGCCCAGCTCCTCCTGGGTGACTCGATCCAACTGTTCCGGACCGCGCCGCTGGGTCGGCCACGGCTCGAGGGCGCGCCGCTGGTGTTGGTGGTCGGTCTGGTCGCGGGGCTGGTGGGCGTGGCCTACAACGCCCTGGTGATGGCGAGCCTGCACCGGATGGACGCCAGCCGGATCCCCCGGGAGGTGCGGGCCGGGATCATCGGCGCGGGGGTGGGAGCGGTGGGCTTCCTGGCCCCCGACCTCGTCGGTGGCGGGGATCTGCTCACCCAGCAGGCGCTGCTGGCCCGGGGAAGCATCCTGGTGGTCCTGGGTGTTCTGGTGGCGCGGATCCTGCTCGGCGTGGTCTCGTACGCCGCGGCGACGCCGGGAGGACTCTTCGCTCCGATGCTGGTGGTGGGCAGCCACCTGGGCCTGTTGGTCGGCCTGATCGGTCGCGTCACGGTCCCGCAATGGACCCCGGAACCGGCTGCACTGGCACTGATCGGGATGGCAGCCTTCTTCACTGCCACCGTGCGAGCACCCATCACAGGGCTGGTCCTGGCCACCGAACTGACCGGTGTCACCGACCAGTTGCCGCCCATGCTGGGTGCCTGCGCCCTGGCGATGCTGGTGGCCACCCTGCTGCACTCCGAACCCATCTACGACGCCCTCACCTCCCGCGCTGCGCGAGCCGCCCAGCAGAACGCCGACGAGAGACCCTGA
- a CDS encoding TetR/AcrR family transcriptional regulator yields the protein MPRTAQPMDPDREDRLIAAATAAFTESGYEEASLNRIITQAGWAKGSFYHYFPNKQRLHDHVVLTMRERLGTVVEVPDLDELTPEAFWPAMTGLAASLIRAATERPEIRLFGRMFHHPPAARGPQGQLTRLRNDVSGWIRRAVDRGRHLGMVRDDLPEALLTELALSIVTVLDQGALSAQAPPGYRPEYAARILQDALGTPRPVTGHDSPP from the coding sequence ATGCCCAGGACCGCTCAGCCCATGGATCCCGACCGCGAGGACCGCTTGATCGCCGCGGCCACTGCCGCGTTCACCGAGTCCGGCTATGAGGAGGCATCGCTGAACCGGATCATCACGCAAGCCGGCTGGGCCAAGGGCTCCTTCTACCACTACTTCCCGAACAAGCAGCGTCTCCATGACCATGTCGTCCTGACCATGCGGGAACGCCTCGGAACCGTCGTCGAGGTGCCCGACCTCGACGAGTTGACCCCCGAGGCCTTCTGGCCGGCCATGACAGGACTCGCGGCCTCCCTCATCCGCGCCGCGACCGAGCGTCCCGAGATCCGGCTGTTCGGACGGATGTTCCACCATCCACCGGCCGCCCGAGGCCCACAGGGACAACTCACCCGACTCCGCAATGACGTATCCGGATGGATCAGGCGCGCGGTCGACCGAGGTCGCCACCTTGGCATGGTCCGCGACGACCTCCCCGAGGCCCTGCTCACCGAACTCGCACTCAGCATCGTGACCGTCCTCGACCAGGGCGCCCTCAGCGCACAGGCTCCGCCCGGATACCGTCCGGAGTACGCGGCCCGGATCCTCCAGGACGCCCTGGGGACACCCCGCCCTGTCACCGGGCACGATTCCCCACCGTAA
- a CDS encoding FAD-binding domain — translation MKVLIAGAGIAGPTLAYWLLQAGHRPTLVEHAPQLRRGGYLIDFWGAGFDVADRMGIVPELRRHGYVMREARAVDRNGRRIATMKPNAIMGPTERYVSIARADLAGAIYGALEGRAELILDDTVHALDDDGNRVRVTFQDGPPRDFDLVVGADGLHSRVRRLVFGPDEQFERYQNIVVSVFDVPGYRPRDELVAMMHAEVGFQAVRVSLRNHVTMVVLTVRHDDRVPLDSVADQQALLRERLRGAGWEIPALLEAMPRATTFYFDAVSQIQMPSWTRGRVALVGDAAACPSLLAGQGSALAMIESYVLAAELARSGGDHALAFARYQARLAPFLRSKQAAARRLASAFAPTSRSQLLARNAVMKLMELPYVTDLAMGKSFHDAIELPAFPGA, via the coding sequence GTGAAGGTGTTGATTGCCGGTGCCGGGATTGCCGGGCCTACCCTCGCCTACTGGCTGCTGCAGGCCGGGCACCGGCCTACCTTGGTCGAGCACGCGCCACAACTGCGCCGCGGTGGCTACCTGATCGACTTCTGGGGAGCCGGGTTCGACGTGGCCGACCGGATGGGGATCGTCCCCGAGCTGCGCCGGCACGGGTACGTCATGCGCGAGGCGCGCGCCGTCGACCGCAACGGACGCCGGATCGCCACGATGAAGCCGAACGCGATCATGGGACCGACCGAGCGCTACGTCAGCATCGCCCGTGCCGACCTGGCCGGAGCCATCTACGGTGCGCTGGAAGGCCGGGCCGAGCTGATCCTGGACGACACGGTCCATGCCCTCGACGACGACGGGAACCGGGTCCGTGTCACCTTCCAGGACGGGCCACCCCGCGACTTCGATCTGGTCGTAGGGGCGGACGGGCTGCACTCCCGGGTCCGCCGACTGGTGTTCGGGCCCGACGAGCAGTTCGAGCGCTACCAGAACATCGTCGTCTCGGTGTTCGACGTCCCCGGCTATCGCCCGCGCGACGAACTCGTCGCCATGATGCACGCCGAGGTCGGCTTCCAGGCCGTCCGGGTCTCATTGCGCAACCACGTCACCATGGTGGTCCTCACAGTCCGCCACGACGACCGGGTGCCCCTCGACAGCGTCGCCGACCAGCAGGCGCTGCTGCGCGAGCGGTTGAGGGGAGCGGGCTGGGAGATCCCAGCACTCCTGGAGGCGATGCCGCGGGCCACGACCTTCTACTTCGACGCGGTCAGCCAGATCCAGATGCCGTCATGGACCAGGGGCCGGGTGGCGCTGGTCGGGGACGCGGCGGCGTGTCCCTCGTTGCTGGCCGGCCAGGGATCGGCACTGGCGATGATCGAGTCGTACGTGCTGGCCGCGGAACTGGCCCGATCCGGTGGCGACCACGCGCTGGCGTTCGCCCGCTACCAGGCCCGGCTCGCACCGTTCCTGCGCTCCAAGCAGGCGGCAGCCAGGCGACTGGCCTCGGCATTCGCGCCCACCAGCAGATCCCAGCTACTGGCCCGCAACGCGGTGATGAAGCTGATGGAACTGCCGTACGTGACCGACTTGGCGATGGGCAAGAGCTTCCACGACGCCATCGAGCTACCCGCCTTCCCCGGCGCCTGA
- a CDS encoding DUF3592 domain-containing protein, whose protein sequence is MGAIVRRRRGHADGTGREGSGMATVGWAFLVAGAAIMTVAGVLIAVSVAIGRRLRQWRMTWVRTTGAISKLPYTTGPRREVEVTYLGPDGRPYLLVQRRPGELAAPAPRIALPVSVLYAPEDPGAATVEDHWMGPVARVRGLRTAGLLLALLGLLAGLIGAGLLVIGGWRA, encoded by the coding sequence CGACGGCACGGGTCGGGAGGGGAGCGGCATGGCGACGGTCGGCTGGGCCTTCCTCGTCGCCGGTGCGGCGATCATGACGGTCGCCGGGGTGCTCATCGCCGTCTCGGTCGCCATCGGCCGGCGGCTGCGACAGTGGCGGATGACCTGGGTCCGCACCACCGGGGCGATCTCCAAATTGCCGTACACCACCGGGCCGCGTCGTGAGGTCGAGGTGACCTACCTCGGACCGGACGGGCGACCGTACCTGTTGGTGCAGCGCCGGCCGGGCGAGCTGGCGGCCCCTGCCCCGCGGATCGCGCTGCCGGTCAGTGTGCTGTATGCGCCCGAGGACCCCGGCGCCGCAACGGTCGAGGATCACTGGATGGGGCCAGTGGCTCGCGTACGTGGACTACGGACCGCAGGCCTCTTGCTGGCGCTCCTGGGGTTGCTGGCGGGGCTGATCGGCGCGGGGCTGCTGGTGATCGGCGGTTGGCGAGCCTGA